The Castor canadensis chromosome 13, mCasCan1.hap1v2, whole genome shotgun sequence genome has a window encoding:
- the Exosc2 gene encoding exosome complex component RRP4: MAMEMRLPVARKPLTESLSRGSKKHLVVPGDTITTDTGFMRGHGTYMGEEKLIASVAGSVERVNKLICVKALKTRYNGEVGDIVVGRITEVQQKRWKVETNSRLDSVLLLSSMNLPGGELRRRSAEDELAMRGFLQEGDLISAEVQAVFSDGAVSLHTRSLKYGKLGQGVLVQVSPSLVKRQKTHFHDLPCGASVILGNNGFIWIYPTPEHKDEDAGGFIANLEPVSLADREVISRLRNCIVLLVTQRMMLYDTSILYCYEASLPHQIKDILKPEIMEEIVLETRQRLLEQEG; this comes from the exons ATGGCGATGGAGATGAGGCTTCCAGTGGCCCGTAAGCCTCTTACTGAGAGCCTGAGCCGCGGTTCTAAGAAACACCTGGTGGTGCCGGGAGACACGATCACTACGGACACCGGCTTCATGAG GGGCCATGGGACGTACATGGGAGAAGAGAAGCTGATCGCATCTGTGGCTGGCTCTGTGGAGAGAGTAAACAAGTTGATCTGTGTAAAAGCTTTGAAAACCAG ATACAATGGTGAAGTAGGAGACATTGTTGTGGGGAGAATCACAGAG GTTCAGCAGAAGAGATGGAAGGTGGAGACGAATTCCCGGCTGGACTCAGTCTTGCTCCTCTCATCCATGAATTTGCCTGGAGGAGAGTTG aGGAGAAGGTCTGCAGAAGATGAGCTTGCCATGAGAGGGTTCTTGCAAGAAGGGGACCTTATCAGT GCTGAGGTCCAAGCAGTGTTCTCTGATGGAGCTGTCTCTCTGCACACAAGGAGCCTGAAATATGGAAAA CTAGGTCAGGGGGTTTTGGTCCAGGTTTCGCCCTCCCTGGTAAAACGGCAGAAGACTCACTTCCATGACTTGCCATGTGGTGCCTCGGTGATTCTGGGTAACAACGGCTTCATCTGGATCTACCCGACACCAGAGCACAAAGACGAGGATGCCGGGGGCTTCATCGCCAACCTGGAA CCTGTCTCTCTTGCTGACCGAGAGGTGATATCCCGGCTTCGGAACTGCATCGTCTTGCTGGTGACTCAGAGGATGATGCTGTATGATACCAGCATCCTGTACTGCTATGAGGCCTCCCTTCCCCATCAG aTCAAAGACATCTTAAAACCAGAAATAATGGAGGAGATTGTGCTGGAAACTCGCCAGAGGCTTTTGGAACAGGAGGGCTGA